TTGCAGATGGCCTGTTTGAATATGCTAACCTGACAAAGGCGAAGCTTGACCTTCTTGCTTTTCGGGGAGATAAATCTTATATGAGAAAGATTATCAATACTTCATATAGACCAAAAGTTTTTCTTGTGAAAAAGCAGAGCAGAATCTACATGTTCCTCAGAGACAGATTCAATGTACTCTATGAGAACGGAAATTATGTTGTTCTGGGTGGTAAATATGATTAGAGTTATTTCTCCTGCCACAAGCGCAAACCTTGGTCCGGGTTTCGATGTTATTGCAGTAGCTCTTGAAAGACCAGAGGATAGCATGGAGTTCTGTGAAATTGATGAAGGAATAGAGATTGAAGTTAAGGGCTACAGTGTGCCCGTTTCTCCTGAGAAGAATATAGCCGGAATTGTGGCTAATAAAATGCTAGGTGATTTCAAAATTGAAAGAGGAGTGAGAATATCCCTCAATAAAGGCATAAGGCCTATGAGTGGTCTGGGTTCAAGTGCTGCTTCAAGTACTGGAACAGTTATTGGAATTTCAGAACTCTTTGGTATATCAATGAACAGGGATAAACTTCTTGAATACTCTCTTATTGGAGAGAAAGCTACCTCAGGCTCTTTTCATGCAGATAACATCTCAGCCTGCCTTCTCGGAGGATTGACAATAGCATTATCCGAGCCTCTTAAAGCTTTCAGATTTGATGTAGCTTCGAGTATTGATTACGTTGCAGTCCTGCCCGATGTTGAAGTCAATACGAGAGAAGCAAGAAAAATTCTTCCAAAAAAAATTACTCTCAGGAAATACTCCAGCAATCTGGCAAGGGCGTGCCTTCTGGTGAGAGCTCTGGAAGAGGGAGATTTTAAAAAGCTGAACATAGCCTATGAAGACAATCTTATCACACCCCTGAGAAGCAAACTTGTGCCCTTCTATTATGAGTTAAAAAGGG
This region of archaeon BMS3Bbin15 genomic DNA includes:
- the thrB gene encoding homoserine kinase, producing MIRVISPATSANLGPGFDVIAVALERPEDSMEFCEIDEGIEIEVKGYSVPVSPEKNIAGIVANKMLGDFKIERGVRISLNKGIRPMSGLGSSAASSTGTVIGISELFGISMNRDKLLEYSLIGEKATSGSFHADNISACLLGGLTIALSEPLKAFRFDVASSIDYVAVLPDVEVNTREARKILPKKITLRKYSSNLARACLLVRALEEGDFKKLNIAYEDNLITPLRSKLVPFYYELKREALSTGAEAFFISGSGPATLSLLNREKVDARDLAEHLKSFYLNKGIEAEIYWGKIGEGTRVT